The Hahella sp. HNIBRBA332 genome window below encodes:
- a CDS encoding head-tail connector protein, protein MAPITLEEAKQHLRVEHEEEDAYIETLIAVARNLAEEYSGLSLEEGESIPELAKHAIKMIIATLYEQREDQTAATVSQVPLCSKALLDLLRIRRL, encoded by the coding sequence ATGGCCCCCATCACCTTAGAGGAAGCCAAGCAGCATCTACGGGTTGAACACGAGGAAGAAGACGCCTACATCGAAACCCTGATCGCCGTAGCGCGCAATCTGGCGGAGGAATATTCCGGGCTTTCCCTGGAGGAGGGCGAGAGCATTCCCGAGCTGGCCAAACACGCCATAAAAATGATCATCGCTACCCTGTACGAACAACGGGAGGACCAGACGGCGGCGACGGTCTCACAGGTGCCGCTGTGCTCCAAAGCGCTGCTGGACCTGCTGCGGATTCGGCGGCTATGA
- a CDS encoding transposase, translated as MTKQKTTNSKSRQRYSDEYKAEALTLAQRIGVSAAARQLGLHESQLYNWRSKARLAQDRGETEQQLAQENARLKRQLAEQAEELAVLKKAAAYFAKSVK; from the coding sequence ATGACCAAACAGAAAACAACAAATTCCAAATCTCGCCAACGTTATTCCGACGAGTACAAGGCGGAAGCCCTGACGCTAGCTCAACGTATCGGCGTGAGCGCCGCCGCAAGGCAATTGGGTCTGCACGAGTCACAACTTTACAATTGGCGCAGTAAAGCCCGACTGGCGCAGGATCGTGGCGAAACGGAACAGCAACTGGCCCAGGAAAACGCCCGCCTGAAGCGTCAGTTGGCTGAACAGGCGGAAGAGCTTGCCGTGTTAAAAAAAGCGGCGGCGTACTTCGCCAAAAGTGTGAAGTGA
- a CDS encoding IS3 family transposase, whose product MHSHTSLFRVTCMARALQVSRSGYYVWLHRQKAPSLRRQRQQSLDIQVGAAFDKAKKRNGAPRLTKDLAQQGVQANRKTVARSMQRLGLRAKAARKFKATTHSRHSLPVAENLLQQDFNATEINQKWAGDISVPQQAAGEMRDCDPSSSAYRC is encoded by the coding sequence ATGCACTCTCACACGAGCCTTTTCCGCGTCACTTGCATGGCGAGAGCGCTTCAGGTCTCAAGAAGCGGCTACTACGTTTGGCTCCATCGACAGAAAGCCCCTTCTCTGCGACGACAGCGTCAGCAATCCCTGGACATCCAAGTTGGGGCCGCTTTTGATAAAGCTAAAAAGCGTAATGGGGCGCCCCGGCTGACCAAAGACTTGGCGCAACAGGGAGTCCAGGCTAACCGTAAAACGGTGGCCAGAAGCATGCAACGCTTGGGCTTGAGAGCGAAAGCCGCCAGAAAGTTTAAGGCCACCACTCACTCCAGGCATAGCCTGCCTGTGGCGGAAAACCTTCTTCAGCAGGACTTTAATGCAACGGAGATAAATCAAAAATGGGCGGGTGACATCAGTGTGCCGCAGCAAGCTGCGGGAGAGATGAGGGATTGTGACCCCTCGTCATCGGCATACAGGTGCTGA
- a CDS encoding fibronectin type III domain-containing protein, with the protein MRANNSEFASAWSGESVSPVYVVELSFDRSNEDVVHLTSGPVSGLSGVVYDGVLNARTLSGTSQKIQPDKGLASIGSLEFEALDHNLSALQKAKLDDGKGLRGKRVRVLVGERGLQWQDFVLVATQIIEDAEFLDGVYSFSCADVQRTLRKDIFDVKKVGLAVSAVGNHDVIQVYSTEGFAPVYQPRGSGITDAPNQTVGYLKMPNGCIVRYKYTTATAFWGCEWGALGTKHLVATVNKSEDTNADNAPQVEEYVYIEQPAPMLLYGLLTGYIYGYPGKRYPDHWHLGVDPQYVRTSDFINIGSDLWDVTDADKGLPAVVRGQTKIDGKKFIEEQLLLMMGAFSPIYANGEMGLRRRTAIMSSGAYVRELNASNLLKVDALRHDMGAIINQIAIHWHYDPDKKEYRRANVLVDPDSIATHGASDLKELKFKTLHSSRHAYSAIKHQFDALRDAYAGPPLLLDVVADMDNHDLEVGDIVRVNLEHVQDYTGSMADGRLDRNFEIQQITTDWVTGRVKLALLGSSQPAGALPPDQNGAALPDAWYSSAGVAINAASFPGKVLVTDTQVRIVGDISLTGGVDLHQSVYYCDRDLTVDAGVTVVLSGNVQLRVKGFLQINGMVDGKGRGIEGVAGGQSVALTGIGSTVAGDGIVFGLGTGDRRRFESANNRGGINARAARDNVAYLNLTVNAQGQLQGLPSDIRGNGGHGGGAAINRYGGNTGETPGGRGGAGGAGLLVVARGIVLGANGRVDTSGVDGELGSPRQIGGNMDPKAYLKSGSGAGGAPGAVYYLVDGKYNPPNVTVGNSAARYGLSPVQDGVYFIQGRKHQNDTVGASWDPSFEGITKAVASAYVGNYLGPERENAVRGFLTKATGQAPNMAESWHRVQILSGYQPPVVMEEVANKPLRITVTESVNTPRTPDGNISTLELSAVPPDDPNYSHAFFQYRPADGAGWTDLGSAAPELTLQLVSDGKKYYFRAFGVSKSGKRSANYAATSAAVSRIEIGSPDIREALPLVTPKVMLVDRGQEANHYLGRDAHFYIYYGSGYQEPPHFAFYEITVYHKGLQVRREYIPGRSYTYTSEMNLEDGNSREIGLSVRPWGKQNQTGQAAVISVSNPAPKVTVNNTVAGISTARTYLTDITDPDFKSIKVYRSTVKGFTPSPDNLVYDGYTNPVIHEGLQPDTTYYFRLLGADEFGDGELTPEFSFKTQPFNLAGELSDGDNLIVRGNVVSEYSGSKVILGPLKRDGYFNVLEASAANAPIFEVRENGDLLLGSEQSGSYAIWDQSEKAFKVFGQINIAAGSKGYSALQDRPSSLSAINAAEAGKLQGIQDGATKGADWGQVSGIPQRFSDSATPGLNLTADYLGFHNGSRFTTYMDRNGHFALNAGAANNCLSWNGSVLSVRGDVLATSVAASVSLSAPTISGGTIQGTHITGTTINGGAINGTSITGATVTGSTMQTASSGKRMILSSASNELEFYGDRGDGQIAKLATIGISQRDSDRYIGNFGGIDAGYSAIGVLATSYSNNGLSAASIKGTGGEFSSRERTAVRGLTWGVNQVGVEGATQGGGASSIGVRGYSTTGRGVQGHGATYDFYASGVGSNYGPFTGGHDCLIDKAEITRQGQVLIYDRVVARANVSNVLHTVRLSSEPMQKGKAGVLVSRTAMSNDEKPAALLELNGLETKYDMGVMNALGEGQVLVCAERGDIEIGDYIVTSNRPGIGMRQDDDVLRSYTIAEAREAVNWTEEESDERLISCKYLCG; encoded by the coding sequence ATGAGAGCAAATAATAGCGAATTCGCCTCCGCCTGGAGCGGCGAGAGCGTGTCGCCCGTCTATGTCGTCGAGCTGTCGTTCGACCGATCCAACGAGGATGTGGTGCATCTGACCAGCGGTCCCGTTTCCGGTCTGTCTGGTGTGGTCTATGATGGCGTGCTGAACGCCCGCACCTTGTCCGGCACATCGCAAAAAATCCAGCCTGATAAAGGTTTGGCGTCTATCGGCAGCCTGGAATTTGAGGCGCTGGACCACAATCTGAGCGCGCTGCAAAAAGCCAAGCTGGATGATGGCAAGGGCCTACGCGGCAAACGCGTGCGCGTCTTGGTCGGCGAGCGTGGTTTGCAGTGGCAGGACTTTGTGCTGGTGGCCACGCAGATCATCGAGGACGCCGAGTTCCTGGACGGGGTTTATTCTTTTAGTTGCGCCGATGTGCAACGCACACTGCGTAAGGATATTTTCGACGTTAAAAAAGTCGGCTTGGCGGTGTCTGCTGTGGGCAATCACGATGTGATACAAGTGTATTCCACGGAAGGGTTTGCGCCCGTCTACCAGCCGCGTGGCAGTGGCATTACCGATGCGCCTAACCAGACCGTCGGTTATCTCAAAATGCCCAACGGCTGCATCGTGCGTTACAAATACACCACCGCTACGGCCTTCTGGGGCTGCGAGTGGGGCGCGCTGGGAACCAAGCATCTGGTCGCAACCGTCAACAAATCCGAGGACACCAACGCCGACAACGCGCCGCAGGTGGAAGAATACGTCTACATCGAGCAGCCCGCGCCCATGCTGCTGTATGGATTGCTGACCGGCTATATCTACGGCTATCCCGGCAAGCGCTACCCCGATCACTGGCACCTGGGCGTTGATCCGCAATATGTGCGCACGTCGGACTTTATCAATATTGGTTCAGACCTTTGGGATGTGACCGACGCGGATAAGGGCTTGCCGGCGGTGGTGCGCGGACAAACCAAGATCGACGGCAAGAAGTTCATCGAAGAGCAACTGCTGTTGATGATGGGCGCCTTTTCGCCCATCTACGCCAATGGGGAAATGGGGCTGCGTCGCCGCACGGCGATCATGTCCAGCGGCGCTTACGTCAGAGAACTGAACGCCAGCAACCTGTTAAAGGTGGACGCGCTACGCCACGACATGGGCGCGATCATCAATCAGATCGCTATCCACTGGCATTATGACCCGGATAAGAAGGAATACCGCCGCGCCAACGTATTGGTGGACCCGGATTCCATCGCTACCCACGGCGCGTCAGACCTGAAAGAACTGAAGTTTAAAACCCTGCATAGCTCCAGACATGCCTATTCCGCCATCAAGCATCAGTTCGACGCTTTGCGCGACGCCTACGCCGGTCCGCCTTTGCTCCTCGATGTCGTGGCCGATATGGACAACCACGATCTGGAAGTGGGCGACATTGTCCGCGTTAACCTGGAGCATGTGCAGGATTACACCGGATCGATGGCGGACGGACGCCTGGATCGTAACTTCGAAATCCAGCAGATCACCACGGACTGGGTGACGGGGCGGGTTAAGCTTGCCTTGCTGGGCTCCTCGCAACCGGCGGGCGCCTTGCCGCCGGATCAGAATGGCGCGGCGCTGCCTGACGCGTGGTACAGCTCCGCCGGCGTGGCGATCAACGCCGCCAGCTTCCCGGGCAAAGTGCTGGTCACCGATACGCAGGTGCGCATCGTTGGCGACATTAGCCTGACTGGCGGGGTGGACCTGCATCAGTCCGTTTACTACTGCGACCGGGATTTAACCGTGGACGCGGGTGTGACGGTGGTTCTGTCCGGCAACGTGCAACTGCGGGTCAAAGGCTTTCTACAGATTAATGGAATGGTGGACGGCAAAGGCCGAGGCATCGAGGGAGTCGCTGGCGGACAGTCTGTGGCGCTAACCGGTATCGGCTCCACGGTGGCGGGGGACGGGATTGTCTTCGGCCTGGGGACGGGAGACCGCCGCCGCTTTGAGTCCGCCAACAACCGAGGCGGGATCAACGCCCGCGCCGCTCGGGATAACGTCGCTTACCTTAACCTGACCGTAAATGCGCAAGGTCAACTGCAGGGCTTGCCGTCTGATATTCGCGGCAACGGCGGCCATGGCGGCGGCGCAGCCATCAACCGCTACGGCGGCAATACCGGCGAAACACCCGGCGGACGCGGTGGCGCAGGCGGCGCCGGATTGCTGGTGGTGGCGCGAGGGATCGTCCTGGGCGCCAATGGACGGGTGGACACCAGCGGCGTGGATGGCGAACTGGGCAGCCCGCGTCAGATCGGCGGGAACATGGACCCAAAAGCCTATCTCAAATCCGGCAGCGGCGCAGGCGGCGCGCCTGGAGCGGTGTATTACCTCGTTGACGGCAAGTACAACCCGCCCAACGTCACGGTGGGCAACAGCGCGGCGCGCTATGGCCTGAGCCCGGTGCAAGACGGCGTCTACTTTATCCAGGGCCGCAAGCATCAAAATGATACCGTGGGCGCAAGCTGGGATCCGTCCTTTGAAGGTATTACTAAAGCGGTCGCCTCCGCCTACGTGGGAAACTATCTTGGTCCTGAACGCGAGAACGCCGTACGCGGTTTTCTGACCAAGGCGACCGGGCAAGCGCCCAATATGGCGGAGTCCTGGCATCGCGTGCAGATCCTGTCCGGCTATCAACCGCCCGTTGTTATGGAAGAGGTGGCCAATAAGCCGCTGCGAATCACTGTCACGGAGTCAGTGAACACGCCGCGCACGCCGGACGGCAATATCTCCACCCTGGAATTGAGCGCGGTCCCGCCGGACGATCCCAACTATAGCCACGCCTTTTTCCAGTATCGCCCGGCGGACGGCGCAGGCTGGACGGATTTGGGATCGGCGGCGCCGGAGCTGACGCTGCAACTGGTGAGCGATGGCAAGAAGTATTACTTCCGCGCCTTCGGTGTGAGCAAGTCGGGCAAACGCTCCGCTAACTACGCCGCCACGTCAGCCGCAGTGTCACGCATTGAGATCGGCTCGCCTGACATACGCGAGGCCTTGCCCCTGGTGACGCCCAAAGTGATGTTGGTGGACCGTGGACAGGAAGCCAATCACTATCTGGGAAGAGATGCGCACTTTTATATCTACTATGGCTCTGGCTACCAAGAGCCCCCGCACTTCGCTTTCTATGAGATAACGGTTTACCACAAAGGCCTGCAGGTGCGCCGGGAGTACATACCCGGCAGGAGTTACACCTACACCAGCGAGATGAACCTGGAGGACGGCAACAGCCGAGAGATTGGCTTAAGCGTGCGCCCTTGGGGGAAACAGAACCAGACCGGGCAAGCGGCTGTTATCAGCGTGTCCAACCCGGCGCCCAAGGTCACCGTCAACAATACCGTGGCGGGGATCAGCACGGCGCGCACTTATCTGACCGACATCACTGACCCGGATTTCAAATCCATCAAGGTCTACCGGTCAACGGTGAAAGGCTTTACGCCCAGCCCGGATAACCTGGTGTATGACGGCTACACCAACCCGGTTATCCATGAAGGCTTGCAGCCGGACACCACCTACTATTTCCGGTTGCTGGGCGCGGATGAGTTCGGCGATGGCGAACTGACGCCTGAGTTCAGCTTCAAGACGCAGCCGTTTAATCTGGCGGGCGAGCTGAGCGACGGCGACAACCTGATCGTGCGCGGCAATGTCGTTAGCGAATATAGCGGCTCAAAAGTGATCCTGGGACCGCTCAAGCGCGACGGTTATTTCAATGTGCTGGAAGCCAGCGCGGCGAATGCGCCCATATTCGAGGTCAGGGAAAACGGCGACCTTTTGCTTGGCAGCGAGCAAAGCGGCTCTTATGCAATCTGGGATCAGTCCGAAAAAGCGTTCAAGGTGTTCGGTCAGATCAACATCGCGGCGGGGAGCAAGGGCTATTCCGCCCTGCAGGATCGCCCCAGTTCGTTGTCAGCGATCAACGCAGCGGAAGCCGGTAAGTTGCAAGGCATTCAGGACGGCGCCACCAAAGGCGCGGACTGGGGGCAGGTGTCGGGCATTCCGCAACGGTTTTCCGATAGCGCTACGCCCGGTCTCAACCTGACGGCGGACTACCTTGGCTTTCATAATGGCAGCCGATTCACCACCTACATGGACCGAAACGGCCACTTCGCCCTGAACGCTGGCGCGGCGAATAACTGCCTAAGCTGGAATGGCTCCGTGCTGTCCGTGCGTGGGGATGTGTTGGCCACCAGCGTCGCGGCGAGCGTCAGTCTGAGCGCGCCGACTATTAGCGGCGGCACGATCCAAGGAACGCACATCACGGGAACCACCATTAATGGCGGCGCTATCAACGGAACCAGTATCACCGGCGCCACGGTGACGGGCTCCACTATGCAGACCGCCAGCAGCGGCAAGCGGATGATCTTGTCCTCGGCTTCTAATGAGTTAGAGTTCTATGGAGATCGTGGCGATGGCCAAATTGCCAAGCTTGCAACGATAGGGATTAGTCAAAGAGACAGTGATCGATACATAGGAAATTTTGGAGGTATCGATGCTGGATACTCTGCAATAGGTGTTCTGGCAACCTCATACAGTAATAACGGCCTATCCGCGGCTTCAATTAAGGGGACAGGAGGCGAATTTTCATCAAGAGAAAGAACGGCTGTTAGGGGATTAACCTGGGGAGTGAATCAAGTTGGAGTTGAAGGGGCAACGCAAGGCGGGGGAGCCTCTTCAATTGGTGTGAGAGGGTATTCAACAACTGGTAGAGGTGTTCAGGGACATGGCGCGACCTATGACTTCTATGCCTCGGGTGTCGGATCAAACTACGGACCCTTTACTGGCGGGCATGATTGCCTTATCGATAAGGCGGAGATAACAAGACAAGGCCAAGTCCTGATATATGACCGGGTTGTCGCACGAGCGAATGTCTCAAACGTTCTGCATACCGTTAGGCTGTCATCGGAACCTATGCAAAAAGGAAAAGCCGGAGTGCTTGTCTCCCGAACTGCTATGAGCAATGACGAGAAACCTGCGGCACTATTGGAGTTGAATGGGTTGGAGACTAAGTACGACATGGGGGTAATGAACGCCTTGGGCGAAGGTCAGGTTCTGGTCTGCGCAGAGCGCGGCGACATTGAGATAGGCGACTACATCGTCACCTCAAACCGACCCGGCATTGGCATGCGCCAGGATGATGACGTGCTGCGTAGCTACACCATCGCGGAGGCACGCGAGGCGGTTAACTGGACAGAGGAGGAAAGCGACGAGAGGTTGATCTCGTGTAAGTATCTTTGTGGTTGA
- a CDS encoding phage tail tube protein — MAKMPADGTKIEIDGTTAGAPDIEVTGVKSFSGFDGERPEIDNTDLSSEASEFFLGKRDWGSFSLDWFINYGDPGQNEVRAAELSGALKTVKITFPDLTTATFKAYVKNATSLSGGISGMLEGSAALRITGKPSFAKP, encoded by the coding sequence ATGGCGAAAATGCCCGCCGACGGAACCAAAATTGAAATCGACGGTACGACCGCTGGCGCGCCCGACATTGAGGTGACCGGAGTTAAATCCTTCTCTGGCTTTGACGGCGAACGTCCCGAAATCGACAACACGGACTTAAGCAGCGAGGCGTCCGAGTTCTTTCTCGGCAAGCGCGACTGGGGGAGCTTTAGCCTGGACTGGTTCATTAACTATGGCGATCCCGGCCAGAACGAAGTCCGCGCCGCTGAGTTATCCGGGGCGCTGAAGACCGTCAAGATTACTTTTCCAGATTTAACCACCGCCACATTCAAGGCTTACGTCAAAAACGCAACCAGCCTTTCCGGCGGGATCAGCGGCATGCTGGAAGGCTCCGCCGCGCTACGCATCACCGGTAAACCTTCTTTCGCGAAACCCTAA
- a CDS encoding HK97-gp10 family putative phage morphogenesis protein has translation MSSGVKISGLRELHQALQQLGKQAANKAARDGLAEAAKTFRKEIRQGAPVKSGHLRKHIRYKLRRDRSGRGYTGRVGVHPKAYYARFIEFGAAPHAIPNPTTGRGRNKRKNKKRLRIGSQVVSGVNHPGIAPRPFLRPAFLRAKDAAVKAAGKRMWHSIIQARARR, from the coding sequence ATGAGTAGCGGCGTTAAGATCAGCGGTTTGCGCGAGCTGCACCAAGCCTTACAGCAACTCGGCAAACAGGCGGCCAACAAGGCGGCGCGTGACGGGCTGGCCGAGGCGGCCAAAACGTTTAGGAAAGAGATCCGCCAAGGCGCGCCAGTTAAAAGCGGCCACCTGCGTAAGCACATCCGCTACAAGCTTCGCAGGGATCGCAGTGGTCGCGGCTACACCGGTCGCGTGGGCGTGCATCCCAAAGCCTACTACGCCCGCTTTATTGAGTTTGGCGCGGCTCCGCACGCCATCCCCAACCCGACTACCGGGCGCGGAAGAAACAAACGCAAAAACAAAAAGCGTCTGCGCATCGGTTCGCAGGTAGTGTCTGGCGTTAACCATCCCGGCATTGCCCCGCGTCCTTTCCTGCGCCCGGCTTTTCTGCGCGCCAAGGATGCGGCGGTCAAAGCCGCCGGCAAACGCATGTGGCATTCCATCATTCAAGCGAGGGCGCGCCGATGA
- the ltrA gene encoding group II intron reverse transcriptase/maturase: protein MSKAKPFVIEKSLVWEAFKDVRANRGVAGVDGQSLQQFEQRLGPNLYRIWNRLSSGSYFPPAVRGVAIPKKSGGERVLGIPTVSDRIAQTVAKKIFEPLVEPIFHENSYGYRPNRSAHDALTTVRRRCWEYDWVIEFDIKGLFDNIDHDLLMRAVRRHCQIPWVALYIERWLKAPMVGPDGQEQQRDRGTPQGGVISPVLANLFLHYALDRWIKERCRSVRLCRYADDGVIHCKSQRQAEWVLAQVSRRLVDCGLQIHPGKTRIVYCKDVNRTTNHESIEFSFLGYSFRPRKAVDKYGRVYVNFLPAVSPAALKDMRRKIRSWRLQLKNDKSLMDLSRMFNPVLRGWWQYYGRFYRSKLEAVGKGFDGYLVRWLMRKFKSFARRKTRAWRYLDTLKQRYPHAFVHWSNQAKGRMMGAV from the coding sequence ATGAGTAAGGCAAAGCCATTTGTGATTGAGAAGTCTCTAGTTTGGGAGGCGTTCAAAGATGTTAGAGCGAACCGAGGAGTAGCGGGAGTCGATGGACAGTCGCTGCAGCAGTTTGAGCAGCGTTTGGGGCCGAACCTTTATCGGATCTGGAATCGCCTGTCGTCGGGGAGCTATTTTCCTCCGGCGGTCAGGGGTGTCGCGATCCCAAAGAAGAGCGGCGGCGAGCGTGTTCTGGGTATCCCGACGGTATCGGATCGTATCGCGCAGACAGTGGCGAAGAAGATTTTTGAACCCCTGGTAGAGCCGATCTTCCATGAAAACTCCTACGGCTATAGGCCCAATCGTTCAGCGCATGATGCGCTGACGACGGTGCGGCGGCGATGCTGGGAGTATGATTGGGTGATTGAGTTTGATATCAAAGGGTTGTTCGATAATATCGACCATGACCTGCTGATGCGTGCGGTGAGACGCCACTGTCAGATACCTTGGGTGGCGCTCTACATTGAGCGCTGGTTAAAAGCGCCGATGGTAGGTCCAGATGGGCAAGAACAGCAACGCGATCGGGGTACCCCTCAAGGGGGTGTGATCAGTCCGGTGCTAGCCAACCTGTTTCTGCACTACGCACTGGATCGTTGGATCAAAGAGCGCTGTCGAAGCGTGCGATTGTGTCGCTATGCGGATGATGGTGTGATCCACTGCAAAAGCCAGCGTCAAGCTGAATGGGTGCTTGCCCAAGTCAGTCGGCGATTGGTTGACTGTGGCTTGCAGATCCATCCGGGGAAAACGCGCATTGTGTATTGTAAGGATGTCAATCGTACGACCAATCACGAGAGCATTGAGTTCAGCTTTCTGGGTTACAGTTTTCGTCCTCGAAAAGCAGTGGACAAATACGGGCGCGTTTACGTCAACTTCTTACCGGCAGTCAGTCCAGCAGCCTTGAAAGACATGCGGCGGAAAATCCGTAGTTGGCGCTTGCAGTTAAAGAACGACAAGTCGCTGATGGATTTATCACGTATGTTTAACCCTGTACTGAGAGGGTGGTGGCAATACTATGGACGGTTCTATCGTTCAAAGCTGGAGGCTGTTGGTAAGGGCTTCGATGGATATCTGGTTCGGTGGCTAATGCGCAAGTTCAAATCCTTCGCAAGGCGCAAAACCAGAGCATGGCGATACCTTGATACACTGAA
- a CDS encoding phage head closure protein gives MRAGRLRRRVTIQVNDTTQDEYGETVQGWRDVATRWAGVEPLSGREFLAASGPRAELTTRIVLRWEPALAGLTSQDHRAIYQGRVYDIHSAINTREENKEWVLMCADTGGSS, from the coding sequence ATGAGAGCGGGACGGTTACGGCGGAGGGTGACGATTCAGGTTAATGACACGACTCAGGATGAATACGGCGAAACCGTGCAAGGCTGGCGAGATGTCGCTACGCGTTGGGCGGGCGTGGAGCCGCTGTCCGGTCGGGAGTTCCTGGCCGCCAGCGGCCCCCGCGCCGAGCTGACCACCCGCATTGTGCTGCGCTGGGAACCGGCGCTGGCTGGGCTCACGTCCCAGGATCACCGGGCGATCTATCAGGGGCGCGTCTACGACATCCATTCCGCTATCAACACCCGCGAGGAAAACAAAGAGTGGGTGCTGATGTGCGCGGATACAGGGGGCTCATCATGA
- a CDS encoding DUF3168 domain-containing protein, which yields MIIPRLLKRLRKADQVRALIPPSAIHGRFLPPHAATPALSLLYVGDDPVNDLGGEDNSRRERAQIDAWAPTLKQADQLAKAATAALAPRGQDLIAVRNGKTYEYDDAAQLHRLMLDYSFTFYED from the coding sequence ATGATTATCCCGCGATTGCTGAAGCGACTGCGTAAGGCGGATCAGGTTAGGGCGCTGATTCCGCCGTCGGCGATTCACGGACGCTTTCTACCGCCCCACGCAGCAACGCCGGCGCTATCTCTGCTGTATGTCGGCGACGATCCCGTCAACGACCTGGGGGGAGAGGATAACAGTCGCCGCGAACGGGCGCAGATCGACGCCTGGGCGCCGACGCTCAAGCAGGCGGACCAGTTAGCAAAGGCTGCGACGGCTGCATTGGCCCCACGCGGCCAAGACTTAATCGCCGTGCGCAACGGCAAAACTTACGAGTACGACGACGCGGCCCAGCTCCACCGGCTGATGCTGGATTATTCATTCACATTTTACGAGGACTGA